A genomic window from Lotus japonicus ecotype B-129 chromosome 1, LjGifu_v1.2 includes:
- the LOC130731318 gene encoding low-specificity L-threonine aldolase 1-like isoform X2, translating to MATRTVDLRSDTVTKPTEAMRTAMANADVDDDVLGHDPTCFRLETEMAKIMGKEAALFVPSGTMANLISVLVHCDIRGSEVILGDNSHIHIYENGGIATIGGVHPRTVRNNEDGTMDIDLIEAAIRNPNLELIYPTTRLICLENTHGNSGGRCLSVEYTERVGEVAKKHGLKLHIDGARIFNASVALGVPVDRLVQAADSVSVCLSKGLGAPVGSVIVGSSSFIAKARRLRKTLGGGMRQVGILCAAALVALQDIVGELESDHKKARTLADGLNQIKGLRVDTSSVETNIVYIEIKEGSGTTAAKLSKDLENYGVLLMPLGSSKIRVVFHHQISDSDVQYALSCFQQAVNGVGNENGN from the exons ATGGCAACTAGGACAGTAGATCTCAGGTCAGATACAGTCACAAAGCCAACTGAAGCAATGCGAACTGCCATGGCAAATGCTGATGTTGATGACGATGTTCTGGGCCATGATCCGACCTGTTTTCGATTAGAAACCGAGATGGCAAAGATAATGGGCAAAGAAGCTGCTCTTTTTGTTCCATCAGGCACTATGGCAAACCTAATATCTGTGCTTGTCCATTGTGATATCAGGGGAAGTGAAGTTATTCTTGGAGACAATTCCCATATCCATATTTATGAGAATGGAGGCATTGCAACTATTGGAGGGGTGCATCCAAGAACTGTTAGAAACAATGAGGATGGAACTATGGACATTGATTTGATTGAGGCTGCCATCAGAAATCCAAACTTGGAGCTAATTTATCCAACCACAAGGCTTATTTGCTTGGAAAATACTCATGGAAA CTCCGGTGGTAGATGCCTTTCAGTTGAATATACAGAGAGAGTTGGAGAAGTTGCTAAGAAGCACGGATTGAAGCTTCACATTGATGGAGCCCGTATATTTAATGCATCAGTT GCACTTGGTGTTCCCGTGGATAGGCTTGTTCAAGCAGCTGATTCAGTATCG GTTTGCCTATCAAAAGGTCTAGGTGCTCCAGTTGGATCAGTTATTGTTGGTTCCAGTAGCTTTATCGCCAAG GCTAGACGGCTCCGAAAAACCTTAGGTGGTGGAATGAGGCAAGTTGGCATCCTTTGTGCAGCTGCACTTGTTGCTTTACAGGACATTGTTGGAGAGCTTGAAAGTGATCACAAGAAAGCTAGAACTTTGGCTG ATGGATTGAATCAAATCAAAGGGCTGAGAGTGGATACCTCTTCTGTGGAAACCAATATT GTATATATTGAAATTAAAGAGGGCTCAGGAACTACAGCAGCTAAGCTAAGCAAGGACTTGGAAAACTATGGGGTCCTTCTGATGCCATTGGGCTCATCAAA AATTAGAGTTGTCTTCCACCACCAAATATCGGATAGTGATGTGCAGTATGCCTTGTCCTGCTTTCAG CAAGCTGTGAATGGAGTAGGAAATGAAAATGGCAACTAG
- the LOC130731318 gene encoding low-specificity L-threonine aldolase 1-like isoform X1, with protein sequence MIKSKKIDSFFKRKACEEDDKNITSTLSEPEKCVEQQRSEEKEKQLSKVPRLTDNEFEIERDPGKRPPIWQYPPDQVDEIRRAYLKCGPYQNFLEHYPFSGKDDRQRRFQYTWFCLFPSWLEYSPSKDAAYCLPCYLFSKKPSGRPGSDVFIATGFRNWKKVRNGKKCAFLTHTGKDPCSSHNNALKACQDLLNQNGHIRNVFPVQSSNQLMKNRLCLKTSIDTKMATRTVDLRSDTVTKPTEAMRTAMANADVDDDVLGHDPTCFRLETEMAKIMGKEAALFVPSGTMANLISVLVHCDIRGSEVILGDNSHIHIYENGGIATIGGVHPRTVRNNEDGTMDIDLIEAAIRNPNLELIYPTTRLICLENTHGNSGGRCLSVEYTERVGEVAKKHGLKLHIDGARIFNASVALGVPVDRLVQAADSVSVCLSKGLGAPVGSVIVGSSSFIAKARRLRKTLGGGMRQVGILCAAALVALQDIVGELESDHKKARTLADGLNQIKGLRVDTSSVETNIVYIEIKEGSGTTAAKLSKDLENYGVLLMPLGSSKIRVVFHHQISDSDVQYALSCFQQAVNGVGNENGN encoded by the exons atgatcaagagtaaaaagattgattctttttttaagagaaaagcttgtgaggaagaTGATAAAAATATAACTTCCACGTTATCTGAACCTGAAAAATGTGTTGAGCAACAAAGAAGTGAAGAGAAGGAGAAGCAACTTTCCAAAGTTCCTAGACTGACAGATAATGAATTTGAAATAGAACGTGACCCAGGAAAGCGCCCTCCAATTTGGCAATACCCACCAGATCAAGTAGATGAAATACGAAGAGCTTACCTAAAATGTGGTCCATATCAGAATTTTTTAGAGCACTATCCTTTTTCCGGTAAAGATGATCGTCAAAGACGATTCCAATACACTTGGTTTTGCTTATTTCCTTCATGGTTAGAGTATTCTCCTTCAAAAGATGCTGCATATTGCTTACCTTGTTATCTTTTTAGCAAAAAACCAAGTGGGCGTCCTGGATCAGATGTTTTCATTGCTACCGGTTTTAGAAATTGGAAGAAAGTTAGGAATGGAAAGAAATGTGCCTTTCTCACACACACAGGGAAGGATCCTTGCTCATCACACAATAATGCATTGAAAGCTTGCCAAGACTTGTTGAATCAAAATGGACATATTAGAAATGTTTTTCCTGTGCAAAGCTCAAATCAACTTATGAAGAATCGTTTGTGCCTCAAGACTTCAATTGACACG AAAATGGCAACTAGGACAGTAGATCTCAGGTCAGATACAGTCACAAAGCCAACTGAAGCAATGCGAACTGCCATGGCAAATGCTGATGTTGATGACGATGTTCTGGGCCATGATCCGACCTGTTTTCGATTAGAAACCGAGATGGCAAAGATAATGGGCAAAGAAGCTGCTCTTTTTGTTCCATCAGGCACTATGGCAAACCTAATATCTGTGCTTGTCCATTGTGATATCAGGGGAAGTGAAGTTATTCTTGGAGACAATTCCCATATCCATATTTATGAGAATGGAGGCATTGCAACTATTGGAGGGGTGCATCCAAGAACTGTTAGAAACAATGAGGATGGAACTATGGACATTGATTTGATTGAGGCTGCCATCAGAAATCCAAACTTGGAGCTAATTTATCCAACCACAAGGCTTATTTGCTTGGAAAATACTCATGGAAA CTCCGGTGGTAGATGCCTTTCAGTTGAATATACAGAGAGAGTTGGAGAAGTTGCTAAGAAGCACGGATTGAAGCTTCACATTGATGGAGCCCGTATATTTAATGCATCAGTT GCACTTGGTGTTCCCGTGGATAGGCTTGTTCAAGCAGCTGATTCAGTATCG GTTTGCCTATCAAAAGGTCTAGGTGCTCCAGTTGGATCAGTTATTGTTGGTTCCAGTAGCTTTATCGCCAAG GCTAGACGGCTCCGAAAAACCTTAGGTGGTGGAATGAGGCAAGTTGGCATCCTTTGTGCAGCTGCACTTGTTGCTTTACAGGACATTGTTGGAGAGCTTGAAAGTGATCACAAGAAAGCTAGAACTTTGGCTG ATGGATTGAATCAAATCAAAGGGCTGAGAGTGGATACCTCTTCTGTGGAAACCAATATT GTATATATTGAAATTAAAGAGGGCTCAGGAACTACAGCAGCTAAGCTAAGCAAGGACTTGGAAAACTATGGGGTCCTTCTGATGCCATTGGGCTCATCAAA AATTAGAGTTGTCTTCCACCACCAAATATCGGATAGTGATGTGCAGTATGCCTTGTCCTGCTTTCAG CAAGCTGTGAATGGAGTAGGAAATGAAAATGGCAACTAG
- the LOC130731319 gene encoding protein LIGHT-DEPENDENT SHORT HYPOCOTYLS 2-like: MDLVSESTNPTTPTTTPSPNNNGLSSSRYENQKRRDWNTFCQYLRNHRPPLSMVTCDGAHVLEFLHYLDQFGKTKVHNPTCPFFGLLNPPAPCPCPLRQAWGSLDALIGRLRAAYEENGGRPETNPFGGRAVRTYLRDVRDFQAKARGVSYDKKRKRPKPNMNTSTSSSNSTSVTASPTTT; the protein is encoded by the coding sequence ATGGATTTGGTTTCTGAATCAACAAACCCCACCACTCCAACAACAACCCCCTCACCAAACAACAATGGTTTGAGTTCAAGCAGGTATGAGAACCAGAAGCGGCGAGACTGGAACACGTTCTGCCAGTACCTGAGGAACCACCGGCCACCGCTCTCTATGGTGACGTGCGACGGCGCTCACGTGCTGGAGTTCCTCCACTACCTTGACCAGTTCGGGAAGACCAAAGTTCACAACCCCACGTGCCCTTTCTTTGGTCTCCTGAACCCTCCAGCGCCTTGCCCGTGCCCTCTCCGGCAGGCGTGGGGGAGCCTCGATGCACTCATCGGGCGCCTCCGCGCCGCATATGAAGAGAACGGGGGCAGGCCAGAAACCAATCCGTTCGGCGGCCGCGCCGTGAGGACTTACCTCCGTGATGTGCGTGATTTTCAGGCGAAGGCAAGAGGAGTTAGCTATgacaagaagaggaagaggccaaAACCTAACATGAATACTAGTACTAGTTCTAGTAATAGTACTAGTGTTACTGCTTCTCCCACCACTACCTAG